The genomic stretch TTTTTGCAACGACTCAAAACACATCTGTTCATTTATAGGGAACATTTTTTATGTTACAAGCATGTTTGATGCGAGAGCTAATTGTTACTTAGCAAAAAGTTAGCTAAAATTAGCTCTAGTGCATCAAAacaggaaagctaatggatgaGCTATTTTTTCTTCGACTAGTCATTACCCAACTAGCTAACCAACCATAGCTAATTTTTCACCTCAACTAGTAACTAGTCATGTGCACCAAATAGGTCCTCATATATGATATTTTGGAATACAAAGGGTACAAATTTTCCATGAGCATATTACAGCTACTAGTTCGAGTAGAAGCCCTCCCAACTGCGAGCCACAGCAAAAATATAAACTCACACTACTTTTGTATGAGCAAAAAATGATAACCAAACGTAGGAAACTTTGCTAGGAATGGTCAAACTAATATAAAAGGTACAGAAGTACAGAACTAAAGTCTAGCAAAGGCAAAACTTGGGGATGCTAGACAAGAGGCAACACATGCTCTACTATTGCATTGATATGGATAAAAAATGACCAGAAGATGTCCTCTACAGCTGCATATTTACACCAATGTAAAAAATTAATCAGTATGGCAATGGCTACAGAGATACCTAACCAATATCCTGTACCCCGTAAAAATTAATAAGGAACCACCTATTCCCACTAGCGCTCTTCGGAATTGTACTTATTCCAAGCTTCCTGCACAATCATGGGATAAAAAGTTAGCCTCCGTCTATCGCAACAAGTAACTTGATATATTCAGAAACACAGTTATCAACAACGCAAGACTTGCTTTCGCTAGTCATTAGTAACAGCCTAACAGGTACAACATCCAAAGATTTTACCAGTGGTGTGGCCAGAGACATACTTTCGTACAGATTATTAATTCAGTATTAATTGGgtattatttttgtattttctTCCATGCAGCCAGTTCTGGGACATGATTTGCCTGAGTAGGCTTTTTGTCAATCATAAACTGGATGTCCTTGAAATCCTAATGGCAAGTAAGCCTTTGTTTGACATGTCTTATTATTCACACTAATCTGACTATGATAGTTGTATTGTTAATTGTTATATCCAAATGAACACGTATCTTACACATTCAGTAATGAACATGAAGGGAATGAAACAGCAATAGACCAGCAATGAGACCGTACTGCACATATATAGCCTATATATAGGTCCATCTAACAGATATCCATGTCTGGAACAGAGAATATGGATAGTATGAATGCAGAATCATGGTACTCCATTTGAAAGGAAAAAATCTAATGTGTGCGTTATAATAAGGATCTGTGAAGCACCACAGCAATGCAGAAACATCAACAGAGTCCCAGTCTCCCAGAGGTGACTGAGGCTAACAGAACTTCGGAGTAAAGCAGAAGCAATACCAACAAAAATATCGAAACTTAAGCAACTGTAGATAAGAACTAGTTTACAAAACAAGATGATCAAAGAACACACCTTAAGAAGATCAAACACCTTCTCACAAATGTATTTCTGTCTGATTGTAGCACCTCTTTGCTGCACTTTATCTGGATGGACACAAAGGGTTGCCTTCCTGTATGCCTTCTTCACACCAGCAGCTGTAATAAGATCTGTGAGGGGAACTGACTGCCAGCCACTGTCCGAACCAAGTATCTGcccagaagaagaaaaaaatgcatGATTGGCCTGATGTCTGATTCCAGTAGTGGAAGTTCAAATCCAGCATGCCAGCTCAATGATGAAATGCAGAATTGAGCTAAGTGAACTCAAGAAAGAGCTCACAGAATTATTTCGTCCAAAACTGTACCAAGAGTGAATCTCCAATGAACTGAATTATGCATGCATACTGAAATAAAAAGATATGCATGCTAAGAAAATTCTCAAAACAGATAAGATGGTATAAACATAAGTAATACATTAGTGGGAGGGCATAACCTGATGCATGgtgcttgatttttttttcccttACAAACTATTTATGTTTATGCCTGACACTCTTTTAACGATATTAACATaaacaaaaattatatattataCACAATTGAGTTAAACCTGGTGTATATTAGTGTTTTTTAACAAAGAACACGGTGTATATTAGTTAACCATTTTTTACACTGCCTGAATGAATTTACATAGAATCcatgtttgttttttctttttttttttttgaccgaAGAATCCATGTATTAGGAGTATTATTTATTGGCAATCTAATGATGGGCGCAAGAAAAGTTGCTGACAAGAACTGGTGGTAGTCCTACAGTAACCAAGATGTAAATGGTTCAAACAGAAGTCCTATAAGCCAAAACACATACATATTGCAATGTagacagcaatgctcgcagatTTCCTTCTTTTCCATTTGACCATCTCTTGACTTCAGGATCAAGAAATTCAGCCAATCTCTGTATCCAAAAGTAAACATTTCATGGATAACAAATGTTATTTTGAAACAGGAGGAATATGTTTTTCTTTCCTCGTGACCAACTATCTTACATGTTTCTCAGCCTGCTCCCTCTGCACCAGCATGTCCCGCATGTTCTTTTCAGCAAGGGCTTTTGCCTGAAAAATGGTAATGATGAGGGCTGCCACAGGCTAGGCAAAACAAACAAGAAAAGAAGACAACATAGCAATAGCATTGGAGTATACCGCTCGCTCAGCTGTGCGTTGGTGCCTTTCCAATTTTGCTTTATGTCGTAGAGCTGACTCAACCTCAACTACTATAAATAGCAAACATGACAAAGCAAGCCAAGTCTCATGTGTCAAATAAGATAACAGTATAGAAATATTACAGAAAATTGGACACAAATACTTGAACTATCTTGCAGTAGGATATACTTCTAGCAATACCTTCAACACAAGAATCCATGCTTTTTCCATGCTTATTATAAGCTGTCTTCTCAAATGATGCCTCCTGTTGATTATCCTGTGTCAAGAATGTGGATTAGAACAGTATTTAGTTTGTGTATGCAACAAAAAAATGCATACATAATGACATCAGCTACCTGATTAGGTGCCTTAAAACTATCCTTGAAGGAGGACCTGAACTTTCCCATTCGCTCCTTTGCATCTACAGCAGCTTTTGCCTTTTCAATTGCCCTCTCCCGAGCTTCAGCAGTTGCTCTCTCAACTGCTGCACGTTCTGCTTTCATTCTAGCTTCTCTCGAAGCCTGCTCCAGAGCTGCTTGAGCAGTTGCCTTCTCTTCTTTCTCGCGAGCTTCTGCAGATGCTCTTTGACGTGCTGAGGTGATCCTTTCTAACGCTATTCTTTCAGCCTTAGCACGAACCTCTGCAAATGCCCTCTCGTGTGCTTCTCTTGTAGCTCTCTGAACAGCCAGCCTATCTTTTGCTCGCTCCATTTCccgttccttctcttcttccaaCTCTCTTCTCCGTCTCTCTTTATCTTGTTCCATCTCAGTTCCCATTTTGcattctttttctttctcttcatcAAGTCTTACCTCCTTCTCGACTTCTCCTTCAGCCTCTTTTATGTCATTCCTCACTTTAGTTCTCTGAACATTAAGATTCTCTTCTCTTGATTTTAGAGTAGTTTCTGATGCAGTGTCATCTGCAACCTTAGGTCTAATGTCACTGTCCAAGTAAAAAGGTTGCTGGTCCATGAACCttgcatttgatatattgtcttcTCCCTCTGTTTCTTCTATCCCGCTTCCAATATTTTGCCCTTCTTCTGACACTGTACAATTTCTGGTTGGAATTTCTCTACCTGCTTCTCTGCAATCCACTTCAAGATTTTCAAGAATAAGAGTGCTTTCATCAGCCTTCTCAGCAGAAACAGACTCAGGTTTTTGAGAAAGGTGCTGCATGCTACTGCATGCTTCTGAAAACGAAGCTTGCAGATTATGTGACATTGTGCTCATCTTCATGGCATAATCACTGCCACCATCAGTAATAAGTTCATCAGCAGAATCAAATAGATTACTATCTCTGTCACTACTTACATTAAATTCTGCACATACATCTTTGGGCTTTATGCAGACAACGGTTTCCATGGATTTCTGCCCTTCCCTACTGTCATGGTTTAGTACTTCTGCCACTGTATTTTCAACATTGTCCAGCAAGCAGTCTTTAGTCTCTCTTTCCTTTCCATGGGATATTGTATCACTGACTCTGTCCATTCTGTTATCCAAATCTTGGGGTGCCCATGACCCTTGTGATTCTTGGCACTGATATGGATCTTTGTCAAAAATACCACATGTTCTCACATTTGATTCCATGTCTCCTACAAATATATCAGCTTCTGCTTCTTCATATTCACTTTCATTAGCAATACCACTTCCTGAAGTAACATAACCTTCCTCTTCAGCAGATCCAGCAACCTGATCCATATCTCCCTCTTGAAAATCTTCATGCGCATCAGCTTTCTCCTCAATACCGAATTTTGTCATTTTTTCATGGATGAGTGAGTCTGAATTTAATTCATTTGCTCTTCCATTTTTGTTCTGTTGGCGTGATTCATCAACAAAACTGAGTAGCTTTTCTTCCTCAAAATTCAAATAAGATTTGGAAGACTCTTCTAATTTTGATATTTTCACTTCAATTTCCTTGATCTCATCAGCATTAATAACATTAGAATGTCCCTGTAAAATCTGACTCCTTTCTGAAGTACAAGGCAACCCATCCATGCATGGAAGCTGAAGTTCCTCTTTACTGTTGACATCTTGGTTAGAGTTTCCTACCAATGGAGTTTCCTCAGCTGTGCTTTCAGAATGATTTTCATTACCATTGGCATGACCTCCAGATAAACAAGGTTCCGAAAGTGTACTGGAGATTTCTGGATTAGCATGGACCCCTGCGGGTAAATTATTCATGTATGAAATCTCAAATTGCGCATCATTTCCGTGGCCTAGAGAATTCCCCACCCCTGGACATTGTTTTAAATGGGAATCGGTTGCCTCTTGGGATGCCACCCTTTCATCACAAGGAGGAACTTCTGGAAACCTAGGTGCCTTTTCTTCAGCCTCCACGAAAGCTATACCATCCTTTCCCAGATTTACATGCTCTGTTCTAAGAACTGTAGTACTGTTACTGCCCCACAACTTCCTAAACCTTTTCGGCTCACCTGCAAAACCCCCTTCCTTTACTTTCTCAGACTGGTCGAGCTTGTTGGAAGAATTTGTCATCAGACCATTATTTCCTTTGGTGGGCTCTTGATACGTCACCCTTTCATCACAAGGAGTAACGTCTGGCGACCTAGGAGTCCTTTGTTCAGCCTCCACAGAATCTATACCATCTTTTCCCTGATTTACATGTTCCGTAACTTCTGGAGACCTTGGAGCCTTTTGTTCATCCTCCACACAATCTATATCATCTTTTCCCCGATTTACATGTTCAGTTCGCAGACATGTTCTGTTGTTAGTATCCCACAACTTCCTAAACCTTTTTGATTCACCTGCAAAGCCACCTGACTTTTCATTCTCAGACCGGTCAAGCTTGGGTAAGGAATTTGTCATCAGACCAT from Sorghum bicolor cultivar BTx623 chromosome 3, Sorghum_bicolor_NCBIv3, whole genome shotgun sequence encodes the following:
- the LOC8058204 gene encoding auxilin-like protein 1 isoform X2; this encodes MEDPLATAPAPPRRPHRERRHRRKASDAAAAALAAQAAASSYGDVFGGPPRFAPPPPAFAAAAGAGTTAPADYAEVFGGVAASCSIPYLDLPPAVACGDGDGGYGEIFGRFDFGDFAVPYEDMLPGAECLLEEIASPSGSSRSSTRKESAELDAEPSILYQQVPDAGSGRHFDDEQFHPVSFPPDGEQTFTMSYNKITRGRPDELVEVTACIVEPSISYVVDSCNLSNDSEMDCVPVMDIGTQHANGVKEKMSPPNVADSSLESADSAYVIDQQQHIPTCPPISENICQDENDDKRSSTHSVSSEEAPSPDYPFLRVSNINLPAAPIKVQPPPMPPSKLLNKKGSNENGDSDVNPNSVAAAAAMKEAMEFAEARLKAAKELMERKGGSFKLRKRPAHHRSTKSTEIKEYNAPEEVHVFEEKLNMRRLAREENQSNDMASLDKVMGSGALKPVHSDHDKKGIISPGKHQETTHNGSELEQLGEWTSDADFYELVSNDQKSKTNEAACKGDNGLMTNSLPKLDRSENEKSGGFAGESKRFRKLWDTNNRTCLRTEHVNRGKDDIDCVEDEQKAPRSPEVTEHVNQGKDGIDSVEAEQRTPRSPDVTPCDERVTYQEPTKGNNGLMTNSSNKLDQSEKVKEGGFAGEPKRFRKLWGSNSTTVLRTEHVNLGKDGIAFVEAEEKAPRFPEVPPCDERVASQEATDSHLKQCPGVGNSLGHGNDAQFEISYMNNLPAGVHANPEISSTLSEPCLSGGHANGNENHSESTAEETPLVGNSNQDVNSKEELQLPCMDGLPCTSERSQILQGHSNVINADEIKEIEVKISKLEESSKSYLNFEEEKLLSFVDESRQQNKNGRANELNSDSLIHEKMTKFGIEEKADAHEDFQEGDMDQVAGSAEEEGYVTSGSGIANESEYEEAEADIFVGDMESNVRTCGIFDKDPYQCQESQGSWAPQDLDNRMDRVSDTISHGKERETKDCLLDNVENTVAEVLNHDSREGQKSMETVVCIKPKDVCAEFNVSSDRDSNLFDSADELITDGGSDYAMKMSTMSHNLQASFSEACSSMQHLSQKPESVSAEKADESTLILENLEVDCREAGREIPTRNCTVSEEGQNIGSGIEETEGEDNISNARFMDQQPFYLDSDIRPKVADDTASETTLKSREENLNVQRTKVRNDIKEAEGEVEKEVRLDEEKEKECKMGTEMEQDKERRRRELEEEKEREMERAKDRLAVQRATREAHERAFAEVRAKAERIALERITSARQRASAEAREKEEKATAQAALEQASREARMKAERAAVERATAEARERAIEKAKAAVDAKERMGKFRSSFKDSFKAPNQDNQQEASFEKTAYNKHGKSMDSCVEVEVESALRHKAKLERHQRTAERAAKALAEKNMRDMLVQREQAEKHRLAEFLDPEVKRWSNGKEGNLRALLSTLQYILGSDSGWQSVPLTDLITAAGVKKAYRKATLCVHPDKVQQRGATIRQKYICEKVFDLLKEAWNKYNSEER
- the LOC8058204 gene encoding auxilin-like protein 1 isoform X1, with translation MEDPLATAPAPPRRPHRERRHRRKASDAAAAALAAQAAASSYGDVFGGPPRFAPPPPAFAAAAGAGTTAPADYAEVFGGVAASCSIPYLDLPPAVACGDGDGGYGEIFGRFDFGDFAVPYEDMLPGAECLLEEIASPSGSSRSSTRKESAELDAEPSILYQQVPDAGSGRHFDDEQFHPVSFPPDGEQTFTMSYNKITRGRPDELVEVTACIVEPSISYVVDSCNLSNDSEMDCVPVMDIGTQHANGVKEKMSPPNVADSSLESADSAYVIDQQQHIPTCPPISENICQDENDDKRSSTHSVSSEEAPSPDYPFLRVSNINLPAAPIKVQPPPMPPSKLLNKKGSNENGDSDVNPNSVAAAAAMKEAMEFAEARLKAAKELMERKGGSFKLRKRPAHHRSTKSTEIKEYNAPEEVHVFEEKLNMRRLAREENQSNDMASLDKVMGSGALKPVHSDHDKKGIISPGKHQETTHNGSELEQLGEWTSDADFYELVSNDQKSKTNEAACKGDNGLMTNSLPKLDRSENEKSGGFAGESKRFRKLWDTNNRTCLRTEHVNRGKDDIDCVEDEQKAPRSPEVTEHVNQGKDGIDSVEAEQRTPRSPDVTPCDERVTYQEPTKGNNGLMTNSSNKLDQSEKVKEGGFAGEPKRFRKLWGSNSTTVLRTEHVNLGKDGIAFVEAEEKAPRFPEVPPCDERVASQEATDSHLKQCPGVGNSLGHGNDAQFEISYMNNLPAGVHANPEISSTLSEPCLSGGHANGNENHSESTAEETPLVGNSNQDVNSKEELQLPCMDGLPCTSERSQILQGHSNVINADEIKEIEVKISKLEESSKSYLNFEEEKLLSFVDESRQQNKNGRANELNSDSLIHEKMTKFGIEEKADAHEDFQEGDMDQVAGSAEEEGYVTSGSGIANESEYEEAEADIFVGDMESNVRTCGIFDKDPYQCQESQGSWAPQDLDNRMDRVSDTISHGKERETKDCLLDNVENTVAEVLNHDSREGQKSMETVVCIKPKDVCAEFNVSSDRDSNLFDSADELITDGGSDYAMKMSTMSHNLQASFSEACSSMQHLSQKPESVSAEKADESTLILENLEVDCREAGREIPTRNCTVSEEGQNIGSGIEETEGEDNISNARFMDQQPFYLDSDIRPKVADDTASETTLKSREENLNVQRTKVRNDIKEAEGEVEKEVRLDEEKEKECKMGTEMEQDKERRRRELEEEKEREMERAKDRLAVQRATREAHERAFAEVRAKAERIALERITSARQRASAEAREKEEKATAQAALEQASREARMKAERAAVERATAEARERAIEKAKAAVDAKERMGKFRSSFKDSFKAPNQDNQQEASFEKTAYNKHGKSMDSCVEVVEVESALRHKAKLERHQRTAERAAKALAEKNMRDMLVQREQAEKHRLAEFLDPEVKRWSNGKEGNLRALLSTLQYILGSDSGWQSVPLTDLITAAGVKKAYRKATLCVHPDKVQQRGATIRQKYICEKVFDLLKEAWNKYNSEER